From the Edaphobacter bradus genome, the window AGCGTCAACCTTCCACCCGCGACCACCCCTTCATTCGCCAGGCTGCGCTTCTCCACATGCCGAATCGTCCAGGCAATATGCTCGTTCAACGCAAACCACAGCCCCAGCACGCCCGCCCACTCGCGACCGCGGTAGTCCTGTCGTTCCACCCAGGCCTCCTGATCGTATCCCGGCAGATTCTGCTCCTCAGCTCCCTGCATCCGGACGATCCTTCCTAGGTTGTTCACCGCCGAATCCGTGAGGTGCCCCATCACCTCCTTGGCCGACCACTTCCCTTCCTGCTCCGGCACGCATGCGTCTGCCTCGGACAGCGTCACCAGCCACGAGATCCCCTTGTGCAGCGCGCCCTCCAGCCGCTCGCCCAACTCCGCCGGCTCCAGCAGCGCCGGCTCCGTTCCCTGCGTATA encodes:
- a CDS encoding DinB family protein — encoded protein: MGLRYTQGTEPALLEPAELGERLEGALHKGISWLVTLSEADACVPEQEGKWSAKEVMGHLTDSAVNNLGRIVRMQGAEEQNLPGYDQEAWVERQDYRGREWAGVLGLWFALNEHIAWTIRHVEKRSLANEGVVAGGRLTLGFLIEDYVAHMEHHLRALQGWVSPGMAERGCKARPAVFGKDGV